One part of the Salvelinus fontinalis isolate EN_2023a chromosome 4, ASM2944872v1, whole genome shotgun sequence genome encodes these proteins:
- the b3galt8 gene encoding beta-1,3-galactosyltransferase 2, which yields MFKTSYWRLVKFFIIAGVLTFVVNILLNKKAQPKMDLSTPILLSRELYKVISPETYKYVLNHVSVCKERSPFLVLMVPVAPDDGLSRDAIRKTWGRPGLISNVDILTLFYVGLPKEGQSSHIQQDLEKESKEHADIIQMDFLDSYHNLTIKSMMIMDWLATHCQGASYAMKVDTDIFVNVFYLVNKLLVEGGPLRHKYITGSVISDGRPRRDKKSKWHLSEDIYPEDTFPPYVSGAGYVFSIDLANRISWASRFVRPIPLEDVYVGLCLRVLGVRPVYSQTLLPPRNLFEIKRLNYETCTFATRVIVTGFKPHELLDIWGDFQKSHLTC from the coding sequence ATGTTTAAAACGTCTTACTGGAGGTTAGTGAAGTTCTTTATCATTGCAGGTGTACTCACATTTGTTGTTAATATCTTACTGAACAAAAAAGCTCAGCCAAAGATGGATTTATCAACACCAATTCTTCTGTCTCGGGAACTTTACAAGGTGATTTCCCCAGAGACCTACAAATACGTTCTCAACCATGTATCTGTGTGTAAGGAAAGAAGCCCGTTTCTGGTGCTAATGGTTCCAGTGGCACCCGATGATGGGTTGTCCAGGGATGCTATCAGAAAGACATGGGGCAGACCAGGCCTCATCTCTAATGTGGATATCCTCACTCTGTTCTATGTGGGCCTGCCCAAGGAGGGACAAAGCTCCCACATTCAACAGGACCTGGAGAAGGAGAGCAAAGAACACGCTGACATCATCCAAATGGACTTCCTGGACAGCTACCACAACCTGACCATCAAGTCCATGATGATCATGGACTGGCTCGCCACCCACTGTCAGGGTGCCTCTTATGCGATGAAGGTGGACACAGACATTTTCGTCAACGTGTTCTACCTGGTCAATAAGCTGTTAGTTGAAGGTGGCCCTCTCAGGCATAAGTACATCACAGGCTCAGTCATCAGTGACGGCAGGCCTCGTAGGGATAAGAAGAGTAAGTGGCATCTGTCTGAGGACATTTACCCTGAAGACACGTTCCCCCCATATGTCTCTGGAGCAGGGTATGTCTTCTCTATTGACCTGGCCAACAGGATTTCATGGGCATCCAGGTTTGTGAGACCCATTCCCCTGGAGGATGTCTATGTGGGGTTGTGTCTCAGGGTACTAGGGGTCCGGCCTGTGTACTCTCAAACACTGCTTCCTCCCAGGAACTTGTTTGAGATCAAACGGTTGAATTATGAGACGTGTACTTTTGCCACGCGGGTCATTGTCACTGGATTTAAACCACATGAGCTGCTGGACATTTGGGGTGACTTTCAGAAAAGCCATCTCACCTGCTGA